A section of the Acidobacterium capsulatum ATCC 51196 genome encodes:
- a CDS encoding glycosyltransferase family 2 protein — MAVVGAWTWQEPPAMMWIALAALVCALLPCLLFLCNLLYFAEPPQPDADDGRPKISVLIPARNEELSIGAAVESVLRSTGVDLELIVLDDASTDGTADVVRAHARKDARLRLATAPPLPEGWNGKQHACYVLGGLARYELLCFLDADVRLAPRALARMVAFQRKSGAALVSGFPRQETKTLLEWLLLPLIHFVLLGFLPLAMMRRYATSPGFAAGCGQFMLTDRHAYLRSCGHSAIRTTMHDGLLLPQRYRSVGLRTDLADLTHLATCRMYRSAPEVWRGLGKNATEGLAAPARIGPFTLLLGLGQVLPLPLLVWMLWNGAGAMHSLPAACAAAAVAAGYLPRVVASWRYQQSWRSVLLHPLGIAVLLVLQWVSLMRKLLGVQATWKERAYSAG, encoded by the coding sequence GTGGCAGTCGTTGGCGCATGGACGTGGCAGGAACCGCCAGCCATGATGTGGATTGCTCTGGCCGCGCTGGTATGCGCGCTGCTGCCCTGCCTGCTGTTTCTGTGCAATCTGCTGTATTTCGCCGAGCCTCCGCAGCCGGATGCCGATGACGGCAGGCCGAAGATTTCCGTGCTGATTCCGGCGCGCAATGAAGAATTGTCGATTGGCGCGGCCGTGGAAAGCGTGTTGCGATCGACCGGCGTGGATCTGGAATTGATTGTGCTGGACGATGCCTCGACCGACGGCACGGCGGATGTGGTACGTGCCCATGCGCGCAAGGACGCACGCTTGCGGCTGGCGACGGCTCCCCCATTGCCCGAGGGCTGGAATGGCAAGCAGCATGCCTGCTATGTGCTGGGCGGGCTGGCGCGCTATGAGCTGCTTTGCTTTCTGGATGCGGATGTGCGGCTCGCGCCGCGAGCGCTGGCGCGGATGGTGGCCTTTCAGCGCAAGTCCGGCGCGGCGCTGGTGAGTGGCTTTCCCCGCCAGGAAACCAAGACCCTTTTGGAATGGCTGCTGCTGCCGCTGATTCACTTTGTGCTGCTGGGATTTTTACCGCTGGCGATGATGCGCCGGTATGCGACTTCGCCGGGCTTTGCGGCGGGCTGCGGTCAGTTCATGTTGACGGACCGGCATGCCTACCTGCGTAGCTGCGGGCATTCGGCGATTCGGACCACGATGCACGATGGTCTGCTGCTGCCGCAGCGCTACCGTAGCGTGGGGCTGCGCACCGATCTGGCGGATTTGACGCATCTGGCGACGTGCCGGATGTATCGCAGCGCCCCCGAGGTGTGGCGCGGACTGGGCAAGAACGCCACGGAGGGATTGGCTGCGCCCGCGCGCATTGGCCCCTTCACGCTGCTGCTGGGGCTGGGGCAGGTGTTGCCCTTGCCGCTGCTGGTGTGGATGCTGTGGAACGGGGCCGGGGCGATGCACTCGCTGCCGGCTGCCTGCGCAGCGGCCGCCGTCGCTGCCGGATATCTGCCGCGCGTGGTGGCCTCATGGCGTTACCAGCAGTCGTGGCGGAGCGTGCTGCTGCATCCGCTGGGGATTGCGGTGCTGCTGGTGCTGCAATGGGTCTCGCTGATGCGCAAGCTGCTCGGCGTGCAGGCCACATGGAAGGAGCGGGCGTACAGTGCGGGCTGA
- a CDS encoding lysophospholipid acyltransferase family protein, translating to MKSARRSVLPRPSRAMLAWFRLYLRWYVPRHFRAVRLAHAARFEQAAEEENGALVVALNHPSWWDPLTCMIVAHALLPEHDHYGPMDAVEAERYSVLRRMGLFPVEQHSPRGAAQFLHASQQIFSRPRSVLWMTPQGAFTDVRPRPLMFRAGLSVLAARLPRVTVLPLAVEYTFWNERLPEVLVNCGAPEIFPATDESRAVESVNARLAGALTAASDELMQMSAARDAAGFETILEGGRGMGSVYSLWQSLAHGRGRNRQP from the coding sequence ATGAAGAGCGCCCGGCGCAGTGTGCTGCCGCGCCCCTCGCGAGCCATGCTCGCGTGGTTCCGGCTCTACCTGCGCTGGTATGTACCGAGGCATTTTCGCGCCGTGCGGCTGGCCCATGCGGCGCGCTTTGAGCAGGCTGCAGAAGAGGAGAACGGCGCGCTGGTGGTGGCGCTGAATCATCCCTCCTGGTGGGACCCGCTGACCTGCATGATCGTGGCGCATGCTCTGCTGCCCGAGCACGATCACTACGGTCCCATGGATGCCGTGGAAGCGGAGCGCTACAGCGTTCTGCGCCGTATGGGATTATTTCCAGTGGAGCAGCATTCGCCGCGTGGTGCGGCGCAGTTTCTGCATGCCAGCCAGCAGATCTTTTCGCGGCCCCGCTCGGTGCTGTGGATGACTCCGCAAGGTGCGTTCACGGATGTGAGGCCGCGGCCGCTCATGTTTCGCGCGGGATTGAGCGTGCTGGCGGCGCGGCTGCCGCGCGTGACGGTGCTTCCTCTGGCGGTGGAGTATACCTTCTGGAATGAACGGCTACCGGAGGTGCTGGTGAACTGCGGCGCGCCCGAAATTTTTCCCGCGACGGACGAATCGAGAGCAGTGGAGAGCGTGAATGCGCGTCTGGCCGGCGCGCTGACGGCTGCATCCGATGAGCTGATGCAGATGTCTGCCGCGCGCGATGCTGCGGGGTTTGAGACTATTCTCGAAGGAGGGCGCGGGATGGGGAGTGTGTATTCTTTGTGGCAGTCGTTGGCGCATGGACGTGGCAGGAACCGCCAGCCATGA
- a CDS encoding aldehyde dehydrogenase family protein, with translation MHAAGHSAQTAVTERLLATMRSAQQRWRQTPVRSRLRVVRALRREIASGAEDLAATVPQHLPGALQRNLAETLTAEVLPLAEACRYLEVAAERLLAPRRESSRGRPVWLWGNAVETHRLPLGVVLIVAPANYPLLLPGVQALQALVAGNAVLWKPAPETGAPAHALRAMLLACGLEEHLLQVLPERLHEAQEAMRAGVDKVFVTGSGKTGQAVMHQLADKQTPSVMELSGCDAVFVLEGADVERAADAVAFGLRLNGSCTCMATRRVLVAESVAPALTQALVKRLAEMQPVTLPAATRALLLDAVQEATLFGAKMLMDGLRDAAASGEGLLCGPTLLAEVTPAMTVACMEIFAPVLSILTFGSVETAVQMHRACRYQLTAAIFGPERHGMTLAADLDCGTVLLNDVIVSTADPRVSFGGRGQSGFGVTRGPEGLLEMTAVQTVICNRVRSNLAYRPVSGDDAALFAAWARLCHGGWKNWPASLKQLIAAGRKWKQNSARRIA, from the coding sequence CCGCCGGCCATTCCGCACAGACGGCTGTCACAGAACGGCTGCTGGCCACCATGCGCTCGGCGCAGCAACGGTGGCGGCAAACGCCGGTGCGCTCGCGGCTGCGCGTGGTGCGAGCGCTGCGCCGCGAAATTGCCTCGGGCGCGGAGGATCTGGCGGCCACCGTTCCGCAGCATTTGCCGGGAGCGTTGCAGCGCAATCTTGCAGAGACGCTGACGGCGGAGGTTTTGCCGCTGGCCGAAGCATGCCGCTACCTGGAGGTTGCAGCGGAGCGGTTGCTGGCTCCACGACGCGAGTCTTCGCGCGGGCGTCCGGTATGGCTGTGGGGCAATGCGGTGGAGACGCATCGCCTGCCGCTCGGTGTGGTGCTGATTGTTGCGCCGGCGAATTACCCCCTGCTGCTGCCGGGCGTGCAGGCGCTGCAGGCGTTGGTGGCTGGCAATGCGGTGCTTTGGAAGCCGGCTCCTGAGACGGGCGCGCCGGCGCATGCGCTGCGAGCCATGCTGCTGGCGTGCGGACTGGAGGAACATCTGCTGCAGGTTTTGCCGGAGCGTCTTCACGAAGCGCAGGAGGCGATGCGGGCGGGCGTGGACAAGGTGTTTGTGACTGGCTCAGGGAAGACAGGACAAGCGGTGATGCACCAGCTTGCCGACAAGCAGACGCCCTCGGTGATGGAGCTGTCGGGCTGCGATGCGGTGTTTGTGCTGGAGGGCGCGGATGTAGAGCGCGCGGCCGATGCGGTGGCCTTTGGGCTGCGGCTGAATGGGTCCTGCACCTGCATGGCAACGCGGCGCGTGCTGGTAGCCGAAAGCGTGGCACCCGCATTGACGCAGGCGCTGGTGAAGCGCCTGGCAGAGATGCAGCCGGTGACCTTGCCCGCCGCGACGCGAGCACTCCTGCTCGATGCCGTGCAAGAGGCGACGCTGTTTGGCGCGAAGATGCTGATGGATGGGCTGCGCGATGCTGCGGCCAGCGGGGAGGGACTGCTTTGCGGCCCCACGCTGCTGGCCGAGGTGACGCCAGCGATGACGGTGGCGTGCATGGAGATTTTTGCGCCGGTGCTGAGCATTCTCACTTTTGGATCAGTGGAGACGGCTGTGCAGATGCATCGCGCCTGCCGCTATCAGCTCACCGCCGCCATCTTTGGACCGGAGCGCCATGGAATGACGCTGGCCGCGGATCTGGATTGCGGGACGGTGCTGCTGAATGATGTGATTGTGTCGACTGCGGACCCGCGCGTCTCTTTTGGCGGGCGCGGACAGAGTGGATTTGGCGTAACCCGCGGGCCGGAGGGTCTGCTGGAGATGACCGCCGTGCAAACGGTAATTTGTAACCGTGTGCGGAGCAATCTTGCCTACCGCCCGGTGAGCGGCGATGACGCCGCGCTCTTTGCCGCTTGGGCCAGGCTTTGCCACGGCGGCTGGAAGAACTGGCCCGCAAGCCTGAAGCAGCTCATCGCCGCCGGGCGCAAATGGAAACAGAACAGCGCAAGGAGAATTGCATGA
- a CDS encoding metallophosphoesterase family protein, whose translation MRALILSDIHSNLEALTAVMAAAPEHDCVWNLGDVVGYGANPNEVIDRARQFGNVFVRGNHDRACCGLSDLEDFNPIASRAARWTRAVLTEEHTQWLRQMAAGPIHPDGPAVSCVHGSLLDEDQYVLTVRDAWQPLCQAETRLNFFGHTHVQGGFATNGHEWFRLTPQYGSRDRGECYQLVLRDGARYLLNPGSVGQPRDGDWRAAFATYDDAEGIVMFYRVPYDVRLAQMRILGAGLPDRLATRLREGR comes from the coding sequence ATGCGCGCGCTGATTCTCTCGGACATTCATTCCAATCTTGAGGCGCTGACCGCCGTGATGGCGGCGGCGCCCGAGCATGATTGCGTCTGGAATCTGGGAGACGTGGTGGGTTACGGGGCGAATCCCAACGAAGTGATTGACCGCGCGCGGCAGTTTGGCAATGTGTTTGTGCGCGGCAATCATGACCGCGCCTGCTGCGGATTGTCGGATCTCGAGGACTTCAATCCCATTGCCAGCCGCGCCGCACGATGGACGCGGGCTGTGCTGACGGAAGAGCACACGCAATGGCTGCGGCAAATGGCGGCCGGGCCGATTCATCCTGATGGGCCAGCCGTAAGCTGTGTGCATGGCTCGCTGCTCGATGAAGACCAGTATGTGCTGACGGTGCGGGATGCGTGGCAGCCGCTGTGCCAGGCGGAGACGCGGCTCAACTTCTTTGGCCACACGCATGTGCAGGGCGGATTTGCCACCAACGGGCATGAGTGGTTCCGGCTGACGCCGCAGTATGGGTCACGCGACCGGGGCGAGTGCTACCAACTGGTGCTGCGCGATGGGGCGCGTTATCTGCTGAATCCCGGCTCGGTGGGACAGCCGCGCGATGGGGACTGGCGCGCGGCGTTTGCGACTTATGACGATGCCGAGGGAATCGTGATGTTTTATCGCGTGCCCTACGATGTGCGGCTGGCGCAGATGCGGATTCTCGGGGCGGGCCTGCCGGACCGGCTGGCGACGCGGCTGCGCGAAGGCCGGTGA
- a CDS encoding phytoene desaturase family protein, with translation MNVAVIGSGLGGLSAAATLAARGYKVTVFEKNSWLGGKAAVLAEDGFRFDMGPTILLRPSVLRRIFAEAGRDLDDYVKMVRLDPQWRCFFDDGLVLDLKHDNAEMAASLDALRPGMGGRFREFMELSEQLHAISDRFFFWRSVGSMRDTFEIGGAFQLSVLRDVMRMRLGQTVGGTIREFIPDGRVAQMLDHYTQYVGSSPDASPAILCAIGHMQSEEGIWYPMGGTRAVPEALTRLGSELGVEYRTSTEVERLVTANGKVTGLVTAEGETFACDAVVSNEDAVRTYRELLGGKVAEKFNRQREYEPACSGVVLYLGLNKRYEHLAHHDFVFSRDPHEEFHHIYDLGVPAPDPTCYLASTTGTEAATAPAGGDALYILVHAPYLRPGQDWSKMLPEYRQVILNKLKRTAGLTDIEDRIVFERALTPEDIHNRYKVLNGAIYGIASHGRWNGAFKPANASRLMDGLFLAGGAAHPGPGMPMVMMSGWIAADAVDRRYRGKDAADMARRKAEEMLTPA, from the coding sequence ATGAACGTCGCAGTGATTGGATCAGGACTGGGAGGGCTGTCTGCCGCGGCCACACTCGCCGCGCGGGGCTACAAGGTCACCGTCTTTGAGAAGAACTCCTGGCTGGGCGGCAAGGCGGCCGTGCTGGCGGAAGATGGGTTCCGCTTTGATATGGGCCCGACGATTCTGCTGCGCCCATCGGTGCTGCGCCGCATCTTTGCGGAGGCGGGGCGCGACCTGGATGACTATGTGAAGATGGTGCGGCTGGATCCGCAGTGGCGCTGCTTTTTTGATGACGGGCTGGTACTGGATCTGAAGCACGACAATGCGGAGATGGCTGCCTCACTCGATGCGCTGCGGCCCGGCATGGGTGGAAGATTCCGCGAGTTCATGGAACTTTCAGAGCAACTGCATGCCATCTCGGACCGCTTCTTTTTCTGGCGTTCAGTGGGCTCGATGCGCGACACCTTTGAGATTGGCGGAGCGTTTCAGCTTTCAGTGCTGCGCGATGTGATGCGCATGCGGCTGGGGCAGACGGTGGGCGGCACGATCCGCGAGTTTATTCCGGACGGGCGCGTGGCACAGATGCTGGACCACTACACGCAGTATGTCGGCTCGTCGCCCGATGCGTCGCCGGCGATTCTTTGCGCGATCGGGCACATGCAGTCGGAGGAGGGCATCTGGTATCCGATGGGTGGCACGCGCGCCGTGCCGGAAGCGCTGACGCGGCTGGGGAGCGAGCTGGGCGTGGAGTACAGGACGTCCACCGAAGTGGAGCGGCTGGTGACGGCGAATGGCAAAGTCACCGGACTGGTGACGGCAGAGGGCGAAACATTTGCCTGCGACGCCGTGGTGTCGAACGAAGATGCGGTGCGCACGTATCGCGAGCTGCTCGGCGGCAAGGTGGCCGAGAAGTTTAATCGCCAGCGCGAGTATGAGCCGGCGTGCTCGGGCGTGGTGCTCTACCTGGGCCTGAACAAGCGCTATGAGCACCTGGCGCATCATGACTTTGTGTTTTCGCGCGATCCGCATGAGGAGTTTCATCACATCTATGACCTGGGCGTGCCTGCGCCGGACCCAACCTGCTACCTGGCCTCGACCACGGGCACAGAGGCGGCGACAGCTCCTGCTGGGGGCGATGCGCTTTACATTCTGGTACACGCGCCGTATCTGCGGCCCGGGCAGGACTGGTCAAAGATGCTGCCCGAGTACCGGCAGGTGATCTTGAACAAGCTGAAGCGCACGGCCGGCCTGACCGATATTGAAGATCGCATTGTGTTTGAGCGGGCGCTGACGCCCGAGGATATTCACAACCGCTACAAGGTGCTGAATGGCGCGATTTATGGCATCGCCAGCCACGGACGCTGGAATGGGGCCTTCAAACCGGCGAACGCGAGCCGCCTGATGGATGGACTTTTCCTGGCGGGCGGCGCGGCGCATCCGGGGCCGGGCATGCCGATGGTGATGATGTCTGGCTGGATTGCTGCCGACGCCGTAGACCGGCGCTATCGCGGCAAGGATGCAGCGGACATGGCGCGGCGCAAGGCCGAGGAGATGCTGACGCCCGCATGA